The following are from one region of the Francisella opportunistica genome:
- the ampD gene encoding 1,6-anhydro-N-acetylmuramyl-L-alanine amidase AmpD yields the protein MFNQGWYKKAKCIKSQNFNQRPNKNDISLVVIHCISLPEGQYGNYNVEKLFTNQLDCNLHQSFASLKSVEVSAHFYIKRDGEIVQFVSVDDRAWHAGVSEFQGRQGCNDFSIGIELEGTDKTAYTEQQYVSLNTLLKDLRKAYPTLINITGHQDIAPHRKTDPGNCFEWTRIIW from the coding sequence ATGTTTAATCAAGGCTGGTACAAAAAAGCTAAATGTATTAAGAGTCAAAACTTTAATCAACGACCTAATAAAAATGATATTAGTTTAGTTGTAATACACTGCATAAGTTTACCTGAAGGACAATACGGTAATTATAACGTTGAGAAATTATTTACCAACCAATTAGATTGTAATCTGCATCAGAGTTTTGCAAGTCTTAAAAGCGTCGAAGTTTCTGCCCATTTTTACATAAAACGCGATGGTGAAATTGTGCAATTTGTTTCAGTTGATGATAGAGCCTGGCATGCAGGAGTAAGTGAGTTTCAAGGTAGACAAGGATGTAATGACTTTTCTATAGGAATTGAGCTAGAGGGTACTGATAAAACAGCTTATACTGAGCAACAGTATGTTAGCTTGAATACTTTATTAAAAGATCTTAGAAAGGCATATCCAACATTGATAAATATTACCGGTCATCAAGATATCGCGCCACACAGAAAAACTGATCCAGGCAATTGTTTTGAGTGGACTAGGATTATATGGTAG
- a CDS encoding phosphatase PAP2 family protein has product MNCFDCKLAKKTVIYGFLTLIIVILSYNLLDIKVATLVHTSDFFGTGISTVAALISKIFSPKIWTVITVIVTVMCIYKHITKKPSEKLYIMSLSLIMTIIITTILKFILARYRPAMLLFDNHYGFHFFSFKRAYNSMPSGHTAITFAGLLAVANFFDKKYITLIAIIISCLVAVSRFIILEHFISDVIIAAYIGIFTYLWSKAFVESRIITTLDNP; this is encoded by the coding sequence ATGAATTGCTTTGATTGTAAACTCGCAAAAAAAACTGTTATATATGGATTTTTAACCCTAATAATTGTAATCCTTAGTTATAATCTATTGGATATCAAAGTTGCGACACTAGTACATACTAGTGATTTCTTTGGTACTGGAATTAGTACAGTAGCAGCTTTAATTTCTAAGATTTTTTCTCCTAAAATCTGGACTGTTATTACAGTTATAGTCACAGTAATGTGCATCTACAAACATATAACAAAAAAACCTTCAGAAAAATTATATATAATGTCGCTATCATTGATAATGACTATTATAATTACAACTATCCTTAAATTTATACTTGCTAGATATAGACCTGCAATGCTGCTGTTTGATAATCACTATGGCTTTCACTTCTTCTCTTTTAAAAGAGCTTATAACTCTATGCCATCAGGTCATACTGCAATAACTTTTGCTGGCTTATTAGCAGTAGCTAACTTTTTTGACAAAAAATATATAACCTTAATAGCTATAATAATTAGCTGTTTAGTTGCAGTAAGTAGGTTTATTATATTAGAACATTTTATTTCTGATGTTATTATCGCTGCCTATATAGGAATATTTACATATTTATGGTCCAAGGCATTTGTTGAAAGTAGAATAATTACTACTCTAGATAATCCTTAA
- a CDS encoding RNA pyrophosphohydrolase: MIDKSGYRANVAIVLLNKQNRVFWGQRRNRTSWQFPQGGVVAGETPLQAMYRELHEEIGLRPQDVEVIASTRDWYKYNIPDSLVRTREPICIGQKQKWFLLRLKTSESNIDLDANDSPEFDNWRWVSYWYPINHVVYFKQDVYRKALTCFKDYLE, encoded by the coding sequence ATGATAGATAAAAGTGGGTATCGAGCAAATGTAGCGATAGTTTTACTTAATAAGCAAAATAGAGTATTTTGGGGGCAGAGAAGAAATCGAACATCTTGGCAGTTTCCTCAAGGTGGTGTAGTTGCTGGAGAAACGCCTCTGCAGGCAATGTATCGAGAACTGCATGAAGAGATTGGCTTGCGCCCTCAAGATGTTGAAGTAATTGCCTCAACACGAGATTGGTATAAATATAATATTCCTGATTCATTAGTTAGAACTAGAGAACCTATATGTATTGGTCAAAAACAAAAATGGTTTCTATTAAGGTTAAAGACTTCCGAAAGTAATATCGATTTAGATGCTAATGATTCACCTGAATTTGATAATTGGCGTTGGGTAAGTTATTGGTACCCAATCAATCATGTGGTTTATTTCAAACAGGATGTTTACCGCAAGGCTCTGACTTGTTTTAAGGATTATCTAGAGTAG
- a CDS encoding glucosyltransferase domain-containing protein translates to MKELIKDLRNLPNQIIYSIIVLFSLFVVIYAYFILSWSIGMDTELATYGLGNSEYLYPLHIQYFLLDRPILAIITYVLGQVAIPYFTLLLSMLLLFVSGIIWIVILHEKKFSIIETSVFCSFYLVSPIYIFQFNFINQAIGIGIGFVLTTLAIYHFLLILNHNCEKFKNYLASIAYLFLSIGIYQSFIILFIEGVIFLLVLELFNHIRPSLRDITHILTKIFFVSLIALISYFLISKLIYIFIGQSHYLSNVYEGWYSDRFYQVVKQLALYFANILISPFNFTYMLAVALLICFFRKFSFIIILALLGCLALPFAFAVVLGAPIPLRILFPIPLSIAIVMLLLFRTSSKKKIFITIACLCLFVNFKQICQLTYSQTMAQKYNEYNLEHIYSTLHNKFGNKLYHTPVVFIASPKANDSFYIKHIYSQPFYFNTNEDFLSNIFPDKMWQTSSINHRVYYFMQWLGLFYKLPTEQQIELGRQISPSLPIFPEKGSITKKDNIIFVKLSA, encoded by the coding sequence GTGAAAGAGTTAATAAAAGATTTGCGAAATTTACCAAACCAGATTATTTATAGCATAATTGTATTGTTTTCTCTGTTTGTTGTAATCTATGCCTACTTCATTTTATCTTGGAGTATTGGTATGGATACAGAACTTGCAACCTATGGCCTAGGAAATAGTGAATATTTATATCCTTTACATATCCAGTACTTTCTTTTAGACAGACCTATTCTAGCAATTATAACTTATGTATTAGGTCAAGTTGCTATTCCATATTTTACTTTACTGTTAAGTATGTTGTTACTATTTGTATCGGGAATTATTTGGATTGTTATTCTTCATGAGAAAAAATTCTCTATAATCGAAACTTCGGTTTTTTGTAGTTTTTACCTTGTCTCACCTATTTATATATTTCAATTTAATTTTATTAATCAAGCAATTGGTATCGGTATAGGGTTTGTATTAACAACATTAGCTATATATCATTTCTTACTTATACTTAATCATAACTGTGAGAAATTTAAAAACTACCTAGCATCTATAGCTTATTTATTTTTATCTATTGGAATATATCAATCGTTTATAATACTCTTTATAGAAGGAGTTATTTTTTTACTGGTTCTCGAACTATTTAATCATATAAGACCTAGCTTAAGAGATATTACTCATATTTTAACAAAAATTTTCTTTGTCTCTTTAATTGCGCTTATCAGCTATTTCTTAATATCTAAATTAATTTATATTTTTATTGGTCAATCCCATTATCTATCTAATGTTTACGAAGGCTGGTATAGTGATCGTTTTTACCAAGTAGTAAAACAACTAGCACTTTACTTTGCTAATATTCTAATATCTCCTTTTAATTTTACATATATGTTAGCAGTGGCATTACTTATCTGCTTTTTTAGAAAATTTTCTTTCATCATAATACTAGCTTTATTAGGATGTTTAGCATTACCATTTGCTTTTGCGGTGGTTTTAGGTGCTCCAATACCACTTAGAATACTATTTCCAATCCCTTTAAGTATAGCTATAGTTATGCTTTTACTCTTTAGAACATCTTCTAAAAAAAAGATATTTATCACTATAGCTTGTTTATGTTTATTTGTTAACTTTAAACAAATCTGCCAACTAACATATAGTCAAACTATGGCGCAAAAATATAATGAATATAATCTAGAACACATATATTCTACCCTACATAATAAATTCGGTAATAAACTCTATCACACCCCTGTTGTTTTTATCGCTAGCCCAAAAGCTAATGATAGCTTTTATATAAAGCACATTTATTCTCAGCCTTTTTACTTTAACACTAATGAAGATTTTCTAAGTAATATTTTCCCTGATAAGATGTGGCAAACAAGCAGTATAAATCATCGTGTATATTACTTTATGCAATGGCTTGGTTTATTCTATAAACTACCAACTGAGCAACAAATTGAGCTTGGAAGGCAAATCAGCCCTTCACTACCAATCTTTCCAGAAAAAGGTTCTATAACTAAAAAAGATAATATTATTTTTGTAAAACTAAGCGCCTAA
- a CDS encoding 2OG-Fe(II) oxygenase family protein, translated as MNILSVDYYADDAAELFTRSLKETGFAVLRTHPIDWNLIQTVYKEWQEFLKSGAADKYIFDVEKQDGYFPKDVSEVAKGETIKDIKHFYHLYFPNGRYPTEISSAAREMFEKMMKLGETLLQWIDDHMDPALASKLPQRLRDTASYENTLLRILHYPAIQGDEEPGAVRAAAHEDINLITLLPIASSPGLQVLSPFNNQWYDVPCDSESIIVNIGDMLQEMTNGEYIATKHRVVKPEDEKENLDRISTPCFIHPKSDVYLSDKYPRAEIFLNERLKELGLK; from the coding sequence ATGAATATTCTTAGCGTTGATTATTATGCAGATGATGCGGCTGAATTGTTTACTAGATCTTTAAAAGAAACTGGTTTTGCAGTTCTTAGAACTCATCCGATTGATTGGAATCTAATTCAAACAGTTTATAAAGAATGGCAAGAGTTTTTAAAATCAGGTGCTGCTGATAAGTATATCTTTGATGTTGAGAAGCAAGATGGTTATTTTCCTAAAGATGTCTCAGAAGTTGCTAAGGGTGAAACTATAAAAGACATTAAACATTTTTATCATTTATATTTTCCAAATGGTAGATATCCAACAGAAATCAGTAGTGCTGCTAGAGAGATGTTTGAGAAAATGATGAAGCTTGGTGAAACGCTTCTACAGTGGATTGATGATCATATGGATCCTGCATTAGCAAGCAAGTTACCACAAAGATTAAGAGATACAGCATCTTATGAAAATACCTTACTTAGGATATTACACTATCCAGCTATACAAGGTGATGAAGAACCAGGTGCAGTTAGAGCAGCTGCACATGAGGACATTAATCTTATCACATTGTTACCAATAGCATCTTCACCAGGTTTACAAGTATTATCACCATTTAATAATCAATGGTATGATGTACCTTGTGATAGTGAATCTATAATTGTTAATATCGGTGATATGCTTCAAGAAATGACAAATGGAGAATATATAGCCACTAAGCATAGGGTTGTTAAGCCTGAAGATGAAAAGGAAAATCTTGATAGGATTTCGACACCATGCTTTATACATCCTAAGTCAGATGTTTATCTCTCCGATAAATATCCAAGAGCAGAGATATTTCTTAACGAAAGACTTAAGGAATTAGGTCTAAAATAG
- the xerD gene encoding site-specific tyrosine recombinase XerD, whose translation MSSAVDAFLDNLWLEHGLSQNTISSYRTDLKFLQSYFAKIDLIRLDFEQLYAFISYRSKNGYSSRSNARLISTLRKFYAWLISTGQINNNPTAKLTLPKVAKKLPKDMTETDVERLLQAPDMTEDVGIRDKAMLELMYATGLRVSELVGLNIGDIDINIGVIQVIGKGSKERIVPIGEYALEYLQKYFNESRSSLSKNFKEKAVFISKHAKRITRQTFWHRIKNYALIAGINTDISPHTLRHAFATHLLNHGADLRSVQLLLGHSNVSTTTIYTHISQNRLQEIYQKHHPRG comes from the coding sequence GTGTCTTCAGCTGTTGATGCTTTTCTTGATAATCTTTGGCTTGAGCATGGCTTAAGCCAAAATACTATCTCATCTTATCGTACCGATCTTAAATTTTTACAAAGTTATTTCGCAAAAATTGACTTGATTAGATTAGATTTTGAACAACTATATGCGTTTATTTCATATCGTTCAAAAAATGGTTATAGTAGCCGTTCTAATGCTCGGTTGATATCGACATTGCGTAAATTCTATGCCTGGCTTATCTCAACTGGTCAAATTAATAATAATCCTACAGCTAAGCTAACATTACCAAAAGTAGCTAAGAAGTTGCCGAAAGATATGACAGAAACTGATGTTGAGAGATTGCTTCAAGCTCCTGATATGACAGAGGATGTCGGTATTCGCGATAAGGCAATGCTTGAGTTGATGTACGCCACCGGTTTGCGTGTAAGTGAATTAGTTGGGTTAAATATAGGTGATATAGATATCAATATTGGTGTAATTCAAGTAATCGGTAAGGGCTCAAAAGAGCGCATAGTACCAATAGGTGAATATGCGCTAGAGTATTTGCAAAAATATTTTAATGAATCTCGCTCGAGCTTATCTAAAAATTTCAAAGAGAAAGCAGTTTTTATTAGTAAGCACGCAAAAAGGATAACACGCCAGACATTTTGGCACCGTATCAAAAATTATGCGCTTATTGCAGGTATAAATACTGATATTTCACCTCATACCCTAAGACACGCATTTGCTACTCATTTATTAAATCATGGTGCTGATTTAAGATCGGTACAGTTATTGCTTGGTCATAGTAATGTTTCAACAACAACTATTTATACACATATATCTCAAAATCGTCTACAAGAGATTTACCAAAAGCATCACCCAAGAGGGTAA
- the rplS gene encoding 50S ribosomal protein L19, with amino-acid sequence MKNKFVELVEKSQLRTDLPEFNPGDSITVNLWIKEGDKQRIQAFKGFVLRKRNRGLHSAFTVRKMSSGMGVERTFQAHSPLIDSIIVEKRADVRRAKLYYMRGLTGKAARIKEKV; translated from the coding sequence ATGAAAAATAAATTTGTTGAGTTAGTAGAAAAGTCACAATTAAGAACTGACCTTCCAGAATTTAACCCAGGTGATTCTATAACTGTTAATTTATGGATTAAAGAAGGTGATAAGCAAAGAATTCAGGCTTTCAAAGGTTTCGTTCTTAGAAAGAGAAATAGAGGTCTTCACTCTGCTTTCACAGTAAGAAAGATGTCTTCAGGTATGGGTGTTGAAAGGACTTTTCAAGCACATTCACCGTTAATAGACAGTATCATTGTAGAGAAGAGAGCAGATGTGCGTAGAGCTAAGCTTTACTACATGAGAGGTCTTACTGGTAAGGCTGCTAGAATTAAAGAAAAAGTATAA
- the trmD gene encoding tRNA (guanosine(37)-N1)-methyltransferase TrmD, giving the protein MKFGIISIFPEMFKAINDFGVTARAIKVSKVSINCFNPRDYTTDRHATVDDTSFGGGAGMVMKYEPLAEAIKDAKNTLGCGAKVVYLSPQGGIFNHKKALELLQNDSLILLCGRYEGVDERLIQDYVDEEISVGDFVLSGGELPAMLVMDSLIRLLPEVLGNKESVTEDSFYDGLLDYPHYTKPAILPNGNAVPEVLLSGNHKEIAKWRRKQKLIRTYERRKDLIECLCLSAQDKQIINDYKMDKVSTKGEE; this is encoded by the coding sequence ATGAAATTCGGAATAATATCAATATTTCCAGAAATGTTTAAAGCTATAAATGATTTTGGAGTTACTGCACGAGCTATAAAAGTCTCTAAAGTATCGATAAACTGCTTTAATCCGCGTGACTATACCACAGATAGGCATGCAACTGTAGATGATACTAGTTTTGGTGGTGGTGCTGGCATGGTAATGAAGTATGAGCCTTTGGCAGAGGCTATCAAAGATGCAAAAAATACTTTAGGTTGTGGTGCAAAAGTAGTATACTTGTCACCTCAAGGTGGTATATTTAATCATAAAAAAGCTTTAGAGCTTTTGCAAAATGATTCATTGATACTACTTTGTGGTAGATACGAAGGGGTTGATGAACGCCTAATACAAGATTACGTTGATGAAGAAATTTCTGTAGGCGATTTCGTGTTAAGTGGTGGTGAGCTCCCTGCTATGCTAGTTATGGATAGCCTAATTAGGCTATTACCAGAAGTGTTGGGCAATAAAGAATCTGTTACTGAAGATTCCTTTTATGATGGTCTTTTGGACTACCCACACTATACAAAGCCAGCTATTTTACCGAATGGTAATGCAGTACCTGAAGTTTTGTTATCTGGTAATCATAAAGAAATAGCTAAATGGAGGCGCAAACAAAAGTTAATAAGGACTTATGAGCGTCGTAAAGATTTAATAGAGTGCCTATGCCTATCTGCACAAGATAAGCAAATTATAAATGATTATAAAATGGATAAGGTAAGCACAAAAGGAGAAGAATAA
- the rimM gene encoding ribosome maturation factor RimM (Essential for efficient processing of 16S rRNA), with protein sequence MSQDFVEIAKIGATYKLDGELNLYPLANSIETLLSYGSWYIQLPATNIWQQLKGESVLKRADKIYIKLADINDVETAKKYVNSLIGVPKQALPKLTEDEAYFKDLIGCSVKNTNNDSFGVVVDIIETGANEVLVCKEDGSEYLIPYVKQYIVSEDLNSKKIVVDWEYYY encoded by the coding sequence ATGTCACAGGATTTTGTAGAAATAGCTAAGATCGGTGCTACTTATAAGCTTGATGGTGAGCTTAACTTATATCCTTTGGCGAATTCAATAGAAACACTTCTAAGCTATGGTAGTTGGTATATTCAACTACCTGCAACTAACATTTGGCAACAGCTCAAAGGCGAAAGTGTACTAAAGAGAGCTGATAAAATTTATATTAAACTTGCGGATATCAATGATGTTGAGACTGCCAAGAAGTATGTAAACTCGCTGATTGGCGTGCCAAAGCAAGCATTACCAAAGCTAACTGAAGATGAAGCATATTTTAAAGATCTAATTGGTTGTAGTGTCAAAAATACTAACAATGATTCATTTGGTGTTGTAGTAGATATTATCGAAACTGGTGCTAATGAAGTTTTGGTGTGTAAAGAAGATGGTAGTGAATATTTGATTCCTTATGTTAAGCAATATATTGTTAGTGAAGATCTTAATTCTAAAAAAATAGTTGTTGATTGGGAATACTATTATTAG
- the rpsP gene encoding 30S ribosomal protein S16, translating to MVVIRMARGGAKKRPFYRIVVADKRSPRDGRFIEKLGFFNPLAKGGEERLKLDLAKAEAWLAKGAQPSDRVASLIKEAKKAA from the coding sequence ATGGTAGTAATTCGTATGGCTCGTGGTGGAGCTAAAAAGCGTCCTTTCTATAGAATCGTAGTTGCTGATAAAAGAAGTCCAAGAGATGGTAGATTTATCGAAAAATTAGGTTTCTTTAATCCTTTAGCTAAAGGTGGTGAAGAAAGATTAAAGCTTGATCTAGCTAAAGCTGAAGCATGGTTGGCAAAAGGTGCGCAGCCTTCTGATAGAGTAGCTAGCCTAATCAAAGAAGCTAAGAAAGCAGCTTAA
- the metK gene encoding methionine adenosyltransferase, which translates to MSKNYLFTSESVSEGHPDKLADQISDAILDEILKQDKNARVACETLVKTGMALVAGEITTSAWVDIEELVRNVIIETGYDNANKGIDGRTCSVINAIGKQSRDIAQGVDRGSPEDLGAGDQGLMFGFATNETPTLMPSAIYYSHLLMRKQAELRKTGKLAWLRPDAKAQVTLAYENDKPKFIDTIVLSTQHNESISQKELHDAVIDEIVKGVIPAELITKDTKYHINPTGVFLIGGPQGDCGLTGRKIIVDTYGGAAHHGGGAFSGKDPSKVDRSGAYMGRYIAKNIVAAELADKCEVQVAYAIGVAKPVSLMVNTFGTGKIADNQIEKLVAEFFDLRVGKIIENLDLLRPIYRKTSNYGHFGRELPEFRWEKIDKADILKSAAKI; encoded by the coding sequence ATGTCAAAAAATTATCTATTTACTTCTGAGTCTGTATCAGAAGGACATCCAGATAAACTGGCTGATCAAATATCAGATGCAATCTTAGATGAAATTCTAAAACAAGATAAAAATGCTCGTGTAGCATGTGAAACTTTAGTAAAAACTGGTATGGCCTTAGTTGCTGGTGAAATTACCACCTCTGCTTGGGTAGATATTGAAGAGTTAGTAAGAAATGTTATTATAGAAACAGGATATGATAATGCTAATAAAGGTATTGATGGTAGAACTTGCTCTGTAATTAATGCTATTGGTAAACAATCTAGAGATATTGCCCAAGGTGTAGATCGTGGCTCTCCAGAGGATCTTGGTGCTGGTGATCAAGGTTTGATGTTTGGCTTTGCTACAAATGAGACACCTACATTAATGCCATCAGCTATTTACTACTCTCACCTATTGATGAGAAAACAAGCTGAGCTTAGAAAAACTGGTAAACTAGCATGGTTACGTCCTGATGCAAAAGCTCAAGTAACTCTAGCTTACGAGAATGATAAACCTAAATTTATCGATACAATAGTATTATCAACGCAGCATAATGAGTCAATTTCTCAAAAAGAACTACATGATGCGGTGATTGATGAAATTGTTAAGGGAGTTATCCCTGCTGAACTAATTACTAAGGATACCAAATATCACATCAATCCAACTGGAGTCTTCCTAATTGGCGGCCCACAAGGCGATTGTGGCCTTACTGGTAGAAAAATTATTGTCGATACTTATGGTGGTGCTGCTCATCATGGTGGTGGGGCTTTTTCTGGTAAAGACCCTTCTAAAGTCGATCGTTCTGGTGCATATATGGGTAGATATATAGCCAAAAATATTGTCGCTGCGGAATTAGCTGATAAGTGTGAAGTACAAGTAGCTTATGCCATTGGTGTAGCAAAGCCAGTTTCTTTGATGGTTAATACTTTTGGTACTGGTAAAATTGCTGATAATCAAATAGAAAAACTCGTAGCTGAGTTTTTTGATCTTAGAGTTGGTAAGATTATCGAAAATCTCGACCTATTAAGACCAATTTATCGCAAGACTTCTAACTATGGTCACTTTGGACGTGAACTACCAGAGTTTCGTTGGGAAAAAATCGATAAAGCTGACATTCTTAAATCAGCAGCCAAAATATAA
- a CDS encoding acyl-CoA desaturase: MNNNQIIHQTIEKEGSIVWKSVFGLIIIPLFTLIAVPWYAMTYGFTTSDYVCLVVFYALTGIGITMGYHRLWSHKTYKANKIVSYILLVFGTAALQNSVIQWASDHRKHHKDVDDPVKDPYAATRGFWFSHFGWLLRHSSPDVQEIRGVNDLLKDKALVFQHNHYTILAILACFGLPALVGVFTGHILGCLLLGGFVRVVLVHHATFCINSLAHTIGKRPYSTKNTARDSWITAIVTGGEGYHNYHHAFAGDYRNGIRWFDLDPSKWFIVGLSKLGWCYDLKTTPKHLIEIAKAKVKLDEALTKENKTFHLGIEEKYTKLVTNVKNMYNAKQEYLKAKKDKVLSKADIKEIKSKYKDLKIEFIQAKKKYNKASTIA; encoded by the coding sequence ATGAATAATAATCAAATAATACACCAAACCATAGAAAAAGAAGGTAGCATAGTCTGGAAAAGTGTTTTCGGGCTAATAATTATTCCGCTATTTACTTTGATAGCAGTACCTTGGTATGCTATGACTTATGGTTTTACGACTTCTGACTATGTCTGTTTAGTCGTTTTTTATGCTCTAACAGGTATTGGTATTACAATGGGGTATCATAGGTTATGGTCGCATAAAACTTATAAGGCAAACAAGATCGTTAGCTACATACTTTTAGTTTTTGGTACTGCAGCACTACAAAATAGTGTGATTCAGTGGGCTTCAGACCATAGAAAACATCATAAAGATGTTGATGATCCTGTCAAAGATCCATATGCTGCTACACGTGGCTTCTGGTTTTCTCATTTTGGCTGGCTACTAAGGCATAGTAGTCCTGATGTCCAAGAAATCAGAGGTGTAAATGATCTTCTAAAAGATAAGGCTCTAGTATTCCAGCATAATCATTACACTATCTTAGCTATTCTAGCATGTTTTGGTTTGCCGGCTTTAGTTGGTGTATTTACTGGTCATATATTAGGTTGTTTACTGCTAGGTGGTTTCGTAAGGGTTGTGCTTGTGCATCATGCAACGTTCTGCATTAACTCATTAGCACATACAATCGGTAAAAGACCTTATTCTACGAAAAATACAGCTAGAGATAGCTGGATTACAGCTATTGTAACTGGTGGTGAAGGCTATCATAATTACCATCATGCTTTTGCTGGTGATTATAGAAATGGTATTAGATGGTTTGATTTAGATCCGTCTAAATGGTTTATTGTTGGACTATCTAAGTTAGGCTGGTGTTATGATCTTAAGACGACACCTAAACACTTAATTGAAATTGCTAAAGCAAAAGTTAAGTTAGATGAAGCATTAACTAAGGAAAACAAAACTTTCCATCTTGGTATCGAAGAGAAGTATACTAAGCTTGTTACAAATGTCAAAAATATGTATAACGCTAAGCAAGAGTACTTAAAAGCTAAGAAAGACAAAGTTTTATCTAAAGCTGACATTAAAGAGATTAAATCAAAATATAAAGATTTAAAAATTGAGTTTATCCAGGCTAAGAAAAAATACAATAAAGCTAGTACTATTGCTTAA
- the tsaD gene encoding tRNA (adenosine(37)-N6)-threonylcarbamoyltransferase complex transferase subunit TsaD: protein MLVLGIESSCDETGLAIYDYSTKTLIADALYSQVKLHKKYGGVVPELASREHIAKLNVLAKKIFKETDLSFKDIDCIAYTAMPGLVGALMVGATFAKTLGLIHGIDTIAVHHLEGHLLSPLLDQNSDIKYPFAALLVSGGHTQLFEVKEFGEYSLLGESIDDAVGEAFDKTAKLLGIGYPGGVEVANLAGQATDKAKYTLPRPMKSKPNLDFSFSGLKTAVLNTWYDEQDRSLDNKANLCYAFQDAAIDVLVSKCAKALQKTKNTRLVISGGVSANKLLRQRLGLLAINKGYQIFFPPMKYCTDNGAMIALAGAYRYVNGFKDSSLEINVKARSTI, encoded by the coding sequence ATGCTAGTACTTGGTATTGAAAGTTCATGTGATGAGACAGGGTTAGCTATATATGATTATTCAACAAAGACTTTGATAGCTGATGCTTTATACAGTCAAGTCAAATTACATAAGAAATATGGTGGTGTTGTTCCTGAGCTTGCTTCACGCGAGCATATTGCTAAGCTTAATGTTTTAGCTAAGAAGATATTCAAAGAAACTGATCTTAGCTTTAAAGATATTGATTGTATAGCATATACTGCGATGCCTGGCTTAGTTGGGGCATTGATGGTGGGTGCTACATTTGCCAAAACATTAGGTTTAATCCATGGTATTGATACCATTGCGGTGCACCATCTAGAGGGCCATTTACTATCACCATTATTAGACCAAAATAGTGATATAAAATATCCTTTTGCAGCTTTGCTAGTCTCTGGGGGTCATACACAACTATTTGAAGTAAAAGAGTTTGGTGAGTATAGTCTATTAGGTGAATCTATTGATGATGCAGTAGGCGAAGCGTTTGATAAAACAGCTAAGCTCTTAGGTATAGGTTATCCTGGTGGAGTTGAGGTGGCAAATTTAGCTGGTCAAGCAACTGATAAGGCTAAGTATACACTGCCAAGACCAATGAAAAGCAAGCCCAATCTGGATTTTAGTTTTAGTGGTTTAAAGACAGCAGTTCTAAATACTTGGTATGATGAGCAAGATCGGTCATTAGATAATAAGGCAAATCTATGCTATGCTTTCCAAGATGCAGCTATAGATGTCTTAGTCTCTAAATGTGCCAAAGCGTTACAAAAAACCAAAAATACAAGGTTGGTTATTTCAGGTGGAGTCAGTGCTAATAAACTGTTACGTCAGCGCTTAGGTTTATTAGCTATAAATAAAGGCTATCAAATATTTTTTCCACCAATGAAATATTGTACAGATAATGGTGCAATGATTGCTCTGGCAGGGGCATATAGATATGTAAATGGTTTTAAGGATTCTAGCCTAGAGATTAATGTCAAAGCAAGATCGACAATCTAG
- a CDS encoding lipopolysaccharide assembly protein LapA domain-containing protein, producing the protein MFNMLAKLFWQIFFGILIILIVILSILNTDKVSFDYIFGTTTLPLIVLMSIAFVLGLLLGSFITKFIQITKTSGGAKK; encoded by the coding sequence ATGTTTAATATGTTAGCAAAGCTCTTCTGGCAAATATTCTTTGGAATTTTAATAATACTAATAGTTATATTATCAATATTAAATACTGATAAAGTAAGCTTTGATTATATTTTTGGTACTACTACGTTACCATTAATTGTCTTAATGTCTATAGCTTTTGTTTTAGGTTTATTGCTCGGTTCTTTTATAACTAAGTTTATTCAGATAACTAAAACAAGTGGTGGCGCTAAAAAATAA